The genome window GTAGAACAAATCTATACACAAACTACATTTGTTGCTGTGTTTGAGACGAGATTTCTAACATGTTATCAGAACAAATACTCGGACCTCTATTTATCTACTTGTTGGGTTTGACATTAGCCCACCCACAAGTGACTTGGGGCTTATTTATAGATATAAAACCCTGTTATAATATTGAATATCCCCTTCTTTCAATACTTCACATTAATTCTCTGCTGTCATCATAATCATCCCAAGACCGATAGATGaacaaaataatcaaacaaaTCACAAAAGGAAGTCAGCTAAAACAATCATTTCAGACAGCAAATCGCAAAACCTATTCAATACACAATCGGCAAAATAGTTGTCCGTGAAATAAGCATTGGCATTACATCAAACCATTGAGGTTGTagggaaaaaataataaatggacGACATCCTAATCCTCGAGTAGAAATAACACAGGAGAACCCTACATGAATTTGGAACAGATTGTTGTTAACTACAATGTAAATGTTAATACACACCACTACTAGAGATTGAGAATACAAAAGAAGATAAATGGCATACCCTAGAAAGCTAGAAAGCcacccaaaaagaaaacatgattAGACTATTATGTCGTAAGGAAGGTCCAAAGTTTCTTTCCTACTGATGCTTCTCCAACATGTCGAGACTCTCCCTCATCCTCATCGTCGTCATCATCCTCATCGGTCTGATACTCGTCCCTACCAAATTTACCAGCTCTTACCGGAGTCCCATTCACTTCTTCACTCAGTGCCATAATTTCAGCCAATTTTGATTTTCCTGCTTCACCCTGATCATCTTCCAGATTTCCACACTGTTTCAGAGAGCATAAAACATCACATCAAAAAATCAGTCAGATAAAGAACAATGACAAATCCCCCACTCCAAgcacaaattaaaataaactaaATCCGTCAAACAACATATTAATTGGCGATAGAATCCAAAAagatagaaatgaataaaatgtttgATACTGTAACAAGAATTCCAATATCACATTCATCTCTCCAGTTTGATTGCAAAATAGAAGGTTAAAAAACAATGACAGAAGTGTAACACAATTCACAATGTTCCCGCCAATGAAGATGGTAATTGCTAAGTAATACCCGCACATCACAAAAGTTGTTTCTGATATGTGAAAGTCACAAAAGAGATTCCTTTCAATTTTGCCAAACTCACCTTGAAAATCATCATATAAAGGATTTCATGATTATTAAACCCTAATagattaaactaaaacaaaatggATCTTAAAAACATTAACAAGGAGGAGCAAACGAGACACACCATTTTCATTTATTGTCCCAAGACAGAACAAGCCACTCGAGTAAAACAGCCATAAcataatctcttttttttaccctttttcGTTGAAGGCTAAGCATCTCAAACATAATAGCACAGTGCTAGAAATATAGACAGTAGTTTTTTAATAGTAGATAAGAGATTGCGTTCATACCCGCACCAGTCGTGTGCTTCTGCCATTCTCACCAGCGACTCCAGCCAAAGACACAGGAGCATCCTCAGAGGCGATGACCCCATCATCTGAATCTCTAATACCTTCCACCACATTCTCGTTTTGTTTGTTCTCATCAGACAATGCTCTAGCAGCTGCAGCTGCAGCTGTTTTTCCACTGTAAAGAATTAAACAAGAGTTCACCTATTAGTTGTTTTTCCATAAAAGTTAACGAGTGATTCATTCCTTCAGCAGTAACTGACGACAGCCTAAGCGCATTGATTTAAAAAAGCAGAGAGCCAGTTGATATTTAGTGGAAATAATGCCCACAAAGACTACAGTGAGAAGTTATCAATACATCATAAATAATGTAATCTTACGTTCTCAGACGCCGGAGGTTATATCGAGTCTCACCCAGAGTTTGCATGTCTACGGCAACTTTTTGTCGCCTCTTCTTACGCTGACCTGCTGTTACACTATCAGACTGCCCTTCACTGTCATCACCAGCTTGCCCACTCATAGTTACTTGAGATGTGCGAGCATGACTACGCTTTCTGGGATTTATTGTTCTCTTATCGGCAAGGCTAGACTCACCCCGGCTTTCACTAATCAGATCACCAGAATCCTCAGCAGTTCCATTTTGGTGCTCAGCATCAAAAGCTTCCCCAAGAATGGCCCTTGCATCTTGGACAACTGCCTTCACAGAGTGTGTTCTATTTACTCCAGGTCTTCCTCTCCTGCGAAGCTGCCGGCCATGCTTCATATCAGGCTTATGGGAATCTGCAAGAATTTCAGGTGCCTTACTGTTGTTGCTGTGATGATCAACTGATAGATCCTCGCTAGCATCAGCATCTCTGGCACTGGGTCCCACCCCGTTATCGCGCTCGCCAGAGAAAGGTTCGTCTTCTTTAAAATTCTGAAGAGCAATAGGCTCAATCTTTTTGTTTGGAGAGAACTTAAATATCTTTGAGGTGCATTTTCGAAGCCACGAAACTGTTCCACCAGAAGCCGGAGACTCTAAATTATCCACTTTGGAATTTTTTTGCCTCTCATCATCAGCAGCATTTAAATGAACACCTTTGTTCAGGTAATCATTAACCACTGTTGGAACCTCTACATTGTCGACTTCTTGTAAATCAGTAAGCACAAAGTCAGAGATTAGTTCACCACAATTTTTACAACTCTTGTGTTGCTcaacaaataaaatgaaatgcTCTCTCTCTTTACTAAATTGTTCCCTCCGGTCTTTCAATTTCTCACTAAGGTCAACAAGCTTGTCAATATCTTTTCGCATATCAAGTTGCTGTTCTTCAAGATGCTTCTGATTTTCTGCCACTTTGCGTTTCTCTTCTTCGATTCTAAGTTTAGACAGCCTCATCTCTTCCATTTCCCTTGAAGCTACTTCCCTCAATTTATTTATACTGCCAAGTTCtatctctttctcttcatttaatGACACCTCCTTCTCATGCAACTGTTTTTCCAACTCCTCCCGCCTATGCTGCAAATCAGTCTCAAGTTCTGTTTTCAGCATCTCATATTCATGAAGGAATTGGTTTCTTTCACATTGCACTTTTTCAGACATCATGGACTGCTCATGCTCCATGCTGGCTGCAAATGATTCTTTTGCAGCTTCAAGAGCCTCCAGCTCCCTCTTAATGTAGTCTTGTGTCAgctgcttttcactttttaaccTTTCTCCATCATAGTGTGTCTGCTTTTCGAATTTTTCCTTCTGTTCGATGACACCCTTCAACTCTTTCTCAATCTCTGTTCTTTTCTCATCTAGCTGTTCCCATTCCCTCTCAAACAACTCCTTTTGCTGCTTCAAATCCTCTGTTTCCTTCAAAAACAATTCTTCCTGGACCCTGCACTTTTTTATTTCCTCTTTCAGCTCTGATTGTAGGCGCAAATATTCTGCCCTCTCTTCCACACTAATTTTTAGCCGATTGTTCTCTTCGCGAATCTTCATTAGTTGTTCCTCATTGTCAGCCCTTATTTTCTCAACTTCAGCCTTTAGACATAGTAAATCCTCATAATCAGCAGCAATTTGTTTCCTCTCAGTCACCAAGTTCTTCTCCTCAGATCCAATTGCCTTTTCCATTTCCTCTAGAGCTTGAGACTTCGATTCATATTGCAGCTCTTTCTCCCTAAGCTTTTCCAATCTCTTATCCAATGCCTGTTCTCGTTTTGAAACTTTCTCTTCAATGTGATTAATTTCGGCTTCCTTCTTCTCCACCTGAAGCACCTTGCTTTTCAAATCCTCATCAAAGATTTTCCTCTTTTGATCAAGTTCCAAATCAAATTCACGTTTCTTCGCATCCAAGATGGCATTGTGTTCATCAACTAGCTTTTGAATCTCAACCTGCACATATTCCgcaccaagaaaagaaaagcataaataCTTTTAATCTTAAACAATGTGAGCATACTGCAATACATAAAAGTCAAAACATAGTTTTGGTTATGTTCTAGTACATCATTAGCTGTCCCCACCAACTCCAAAGTTATATGAGGCTTACACCttcccacacacacacaaaaaaaagaaaaaaaaaaggaggggaaaaaaaggaaagagaaaacatTCAGAACTAACTGAATATAGAGCAGAAAGAATTATTTATTGAAATTATAACTGTAATTTATTTTACTTAAAGTGTCATTCCACTTATTTGTATGGAACCCATACCTTAGAAATGCCAATAAGTAATAACTCATAAGATTGAGGTCATCTTTCTTAGATGCATATTTTTTGTGACAAGCAAGAAGTATGAACGAAGAAAAACACTTGCTACCCCTTATTTTTTTGGGAACATATTTGCACTCGTTGGTGTTTATTGCACTACCCTCATCCATACTCCTCATTTTTCTATAAGCAACCAAAACAagtaaagcaaaaaaaataggTATACATACATAAGGCTGACTATATGTCAAATCACTTGAATGAATGTGCTCTGGACTGTAAAAAGGAGTGAAGGACCCGCATATCACACAAGTTTACATTGAGAAAACATCTCTCTTTACTCCTATAAATGATTGATACACCACCTTCATGTTTTCTCAGCTATCTCTCTTTAAGTGAGAAAattaattctcaaaaaaaaagacCACACAAACAGCATGCAGTATTCCCTCGCGTAGGAAGGTCTGAGGCAAAGAATAAATATCTTTTCACAACGGAAATGATAAAAGAAGTGGCGAAATGAAGGGAAAATTTAATCAAACAAGATATATTTTCCTAGTACCAATGTGATAggctaattattatttttcaaaccAACATTAGCCTATCAAACCACATTT of Tripterygium wilfordii isolate XIE 37 chromosome 13, ASM1340144v1, whole genome shotgun sequence contains these proteins:
- the LOC120012698 gene encoding protein CROWDED NUCLEI 1-like isoform X1 → MLTPQKKTWSGWSPTPRREAQKTGDSNSKGPNPSLNGVGPVEASFNRQELLEKITKLENELFDYQYNMGLLLIEKKEWASKYEGLGQALAEATETLKREQASHLIVISDVEKREENFRKALGVEKQCVLDLEKALCEMHSKNAEIKFTADSKLAEANALINSIEEKSLEVEAKLHDADAKLAEVSRKGSEIERKFQEVESRENAIRRERQSFIAEREMQETNLLKQREDLREWERKLQEGEERQSRSQRLINQREERANENDRIFKLRERDLEEAQKKINESNATLKKKEEDLNTRLANLELKEKEYDSMQKRLVVKERELLALEEKLNAREGVEIQKLVDEHNAILDAKKREFDLELDQKRKIFDEDLKSKVLQVEKKEAEINHIEEKVSKREQALDKRLEKLREKELQYESKSQALEEMEKAIGSEEKNLVTERKQIAADYEDLLCLKAEVEKIRADNEEQLMKIREENNRLKISVEERAEYLRLQSELKEEIKKCRVQEELFLKETEDLKQQKELFEREWEQLDEKRTEIEKELKGVIEQKEKFEKQTHYDGERLKSEKQLTQDYIKRELEALEAAKESFAASMEHEQSMMSEKVQCERNQFLHEYEMLKTELETDLQHRREELEKQLHEKEVSLNEEKEIELGSINKLREVASREMEEMRLSKLRIEEEKRKVAENQKHLEEQQLDMRKDIDKLVDLSEKLKDRREQFSKEREHFILFVEQHKSCKNCGELISDFVLTDLQEVDNVEVPTVVNDYLNKGVHLNAADDERQKNSKVDNLESPASGGTVSWLRKCTSKIFKFSPNKKIEPIALQNFKEDEPFSGERDNGVGPSARDADASEDLSVDHHSNNSKAPEILADSHKPDMKHGRQLRRRGRPGVNRTHSVKAVVQDARAILGEAFDAEHQNGTAEDSGDLISESRGESSLADKRTINPRKRSHARTSQVTMSGQAGDDSEGQSDSVTAGQRKKRRQKVAVDMQTLGETRYNLRRLRTGKTAAAAAARALSDENKQNENVVEGIRDSDDGVIASEDAPVSLAGVAGENGRSTRLVRCGNLEDDQGEAGKSKLAEIMALSEEVNGTPVRAGKFGRDEYQTDEDDDDDEDEGESRHVGEASVGKKLWTFLTT
- the LOC120012698 gene encoding protein CROWDED NUCLEI 1-like isoform X2; the protein is MLTPQKKTWSGWSPTPRREAQKTGDSNSKGPNPSLNGVGPVEASFNRQELLEKITKLENEYNMGLLLIEKKEWASKYEGLGQALAEATETLKREQASHLIVISDVEKREENFRKALGVEKQCVLDLEKALCEMHSKNAEIKFTADSKLAEANALINSIEEKSLEVEAKLHDADAKLAEVSRKGSEIERKFQEVESRENAIRRERQSFIAEREMQETNLLKQREDLREWERKLQEGEERQSRSQRLINQREERANENDRIFKLRERDLEEAQKKINESNATLKKKEEDLNTRLANLELKEKEYDSMQKRLVVKERELLALEEKLNAREGVEIQKLVDEHNAILDAKKREFDLELDQKRKIFDEDLKSKVLQVEKKEAEINHIEEKVSKREQALDKRLEKLREKELQYESKSQALEEMEKAIGSEEKNLVTERKQIAADYEDLLCLKAEVEKIRADNEEQLMKIREENNRLKISVEERAEYLRLQSELKEEIKKCRVQEELFLKETEDLKQQKELFEREWEQLDEKRTEIEKELKGVIEQKEKFEKQTHYDGERLKSEKQLTQDYIKRELEALEAAKESFAASMEHEQSMMSEKVQCERNQFLHEYEMLKTELETDLQHRREELEKQLHEKEVSLNEEKEIELGSINKLREVASREMEEMRLSKLRIEEEKRKVAENQKHLEEQQLDMRKDIDKLVDLSEKLKDRREQFSKEREHFILFVEQHKSCKNCGELISDFVLTDLQEVDNVEVPTVVNDYLNKGVHLNAADDERQKNSKVDNLESPASGGTVSWLRKCTSKIFKFSPNKKIEPIALQNFKEDEPFSGERDNGVGPSARDADASEDLSVDHHSNNSKAPEILADSHKPDMKHGRQLRRRGRPGVNRTHSVKAVVQDARAILGEAFDAEHQNGTAEDSGDLISESRGESSLADKRTINPRKRSHARTSQVTMSGQAGDDSEGQSDSVTAGQRKKRRQKVAVDMQTLGETRYNLRRLRTGKTAAAAAARALSDENKQNENVVEGIRDSDDGVIASEDAPVSLAGVAGENGRSTRLVRCGNLEDDQGEAGKSKLAEIMALSEEVNGTPVRAGKFGRDEYQTDEDDDDDEDEGESRHVGEASVGKKLWTFLTT